From one Catenulispora sp. GP43 genomic stretch:
- a CDS encoding NAD(P)/FAD-dependent oxidoreductase encodes MKYHHLLADASPTPYWLDTRDRPGALEALAGRTSADLVVVGGGYSGLWTALLAKERDPGRDVVLLEANRIGWAASGRNGGFCSSSLTHGYDNGESRWPDEMDTLERLGHENLDQIEATLKRYGIECDFRRSGELAVATAEWQAEDLASVDTSEDVVFLDREAVQAQLASPTYHAGLWDKTGCAMVDPARLAFGLRDACLQLGVRIYEKSPVSVLERADLMMRLVTDRGEVVAPKVALATNAFPNLLRRVRSFIVPVYDYALMTEPLSEAQMAAIGWENRQGVGDSANHFHYYRLSADNRILWGGYDAIYHFGSKISSRQDQRPETFDKLAGHFFETFPQLEGLRFTHKWGGVIDTCSRFCAFFGTAHGGAVAYAAGYTGLGVGATRFGADVMLDLLSGEETERTSLKMVRSKPVPFPPEPLKWFGITVTSNALGRADRNGGRRNLWLRTLDRFGMGFDS; translated from the coding sequence ATGAAGTACCACCATCTGCTGGCCGACGCGTCCCCGACTCCCTACTGGCTCGACACGCGCGACCGCCCCGGAGCCCTGGAGGCGTTGGCCGGCCGGACCTCCGCCGATCTCGTCGTGGTCGGCGGCGGCTACTCGGGCCTGTGGACCGCGCTGCTGGCCAAGGAACGCGACCCGGGCCGGGACGTGGTGCTGCTGGAGGCCAACCGGATCGGCTGGGCCGCCTCCGGGCGCAACGGCGGGTTCTGCTCCTCCTCGCTGACCCACGGCTACGACAACGGCGAGTCCCGGTGGCCCGACGAGATGGACACCCTGGAGCGGCTCGGGCACGAGAACCTCGACCAGATCGAGGCCACGCTGAAGCGGTACGGCATCGAGTGCGACTTCCGCCGCTCCGGCGAACTCGCGGTGGCGACCGCCGAATGGCAGGCCGAGGACCTGGCTTCCGTGGACACCTCGGAGGACGTGGTGTTCCTCGACCGTGAGGCGGTCCAGGCGCAGCTCGCCTCGCCGACGTACCACGCCGGGCTGTGGGACAAGACCGGCTGCGCGATGGTCGATCCTGCGCGGCTGGCTTTCGGGCTGCGGGACGCTTGTTTGCAGCTCGGCGTCCGCATCTATGAGAAGTCGCCAGTGTCGGTGCTGGAGCGCGCCGACCTGATGATGCGCCTCGTGACGGACCGGGGCGAGGTCGTGGCGCCGAAGGTGGCGCTGGCGACGAACGCGTTCCCGAACCTGCTCAGGCGGGTGCGCTCGTTCATCGTCCCGGTCTACGACTACGCGCTGATGACCGAGCCGCTGTCGGAGGCGCAGATGGCGGCGATCGGCTGGGAGAACCGGCAGGGTGTCGGCGACTCGGCGAACCACTTCCACTACTACCGGCTGTCCGCGGACAACCGGATCCTGTGGGGCGGCTACGACGCGATCTACCACTTCGGCTCGAAGATCTCCTCGCGGCAGGACCAGCGTCCGGAGACCTTCGACAAGCTGGCCGGGCACTTCTTCGAGACGTTCCCGCAGCTGGAAGGCCTGAGGTTCACGCACAAGTGGGGCGGCGTCATCGACACCTGCTCGCGGTTCTGTGCGTTCTTCGGCACGGCCCACGGCGGCGCGGTCGCCTACGCGGCCGGGTACACCGGGCTGGGCGTCGGGGCGACGCGGTTCGGCGCCGACGTGATGCTGGATCTGCTCTCCGGCGAGGAGACCGAGCGGACGTCGCTGAAGATGGTGCGCAGCAAGCCGGTGCCGTTCCCGCCGGAGCCGCTGAAGTGGTTCGGCATCACGGTGACCAGCAACGCGCTGGGGCGCGCCGACCGGAACGGCGGCCGGCGGAACCTGTGGCTGCGGACGCTGGACCGGTTCGGGATGGGATTCGATTCCTGA
- a CDS encoding ABC transporter permease, whose protein sequence is MAVINWFRKHVIAIVAFLIFFFLLVPNFVVVWMSFNKPSGKYNVKWEKFSFDAWKNPLDDGILHDPLMLSLEIALLATLVATILGTMIAFAIVRHKFKGRGFVNSVLFLPMAAPEIVMGTTLLALFLNTFGVDFLGFKSILIAHIMFCVSYVVITVKSRLNGMDPMLEKAAQDLYATPWQTFWRVTFPLVAPGIGAAALLSFALSFDDFIITEMTAGNSVTFPYWIWNAVQKGIPPQVNVIGSLMLIITLAGIAVAEVPKWLKTSKAH, encoded by the coding sequence ATGGCTGTCATCAACTGGTTCCGCAAGCACGTCATCGCGATCGTCGCTTTCCTCATCTTCTTCTTCCTGCTGGTCCCGAACTTCGTCGTCGTCTGGATGTCGTTCAACAAGCCCTCGGGCAAGTACAACGTGAAGTGGGAGAAGTTCTCCTTCGACGCATGGAAGAACCCGCTCGACGACGGCATCCTGCACGACCCGCTGATGCTGTCGCTGGAGATCGCACTGCTGGCCACGCTGGTCGCCACGATCCTGGGCACGATGATCGCGTTCGCGATCGTGCGGCACAAGTTCAAGGGCCGCGGCTTCGTCAACAGCGTGCTGTTCCTGCCGATGGCGGCGCCCGAGATCGTCATGGGCACCACGCTGCTGGCGTTGTTCCTGAACACGTTCGGCGTGGACTTCCTCGGCTTCAAGTCGATCCTCATCGCGCACATCATGTTCTGCGTCAGCTACGTGGTGATCACGGTGAAGTCCCGGCTCAACGGCATGGACCCGATGCTGGAGAAGGCGGCGCAGGACCTGTACGCCACGCCGTGGCAGACCTTCTGGCGGGTGACCTTCCCGTTGGTCGCGCCGGGTATCGGGGCGGCGGCGCTGCTGTCGTTCGCGCTGAGCTTCGACGACTTCATCATCACGGAGATGACCGCGGGCAACTCGGTGACGTTCCCGTACTGGATCTGGAACGCCGTGCAGAAGGGCATCCCGCCGCAGGTCAACGTGATCGGCTCGCTGATGCTCATCATCACGCTGGCCGGGATCGCGGTCGCCGAGGTGCCGAAGTGGCTGAAGACGTCGAAGGCGCACTAA
- a CDS encoding ABC transporter permease, translating to MTAPPAAAEVVDELVPGPTAAEQRADKRVLRRRATLPYLLLAPGIIWLVVFFIVPMWSIVSTSVETGDMDTGFVLSWRWANFGDVWSQWHQQIIRSLEYSVMCTVFCLILALPLAYFIAFKAGRWKNLLMALVVAPFFTSYLIRTLAWKTILADDGWVVHTMNTLHITPLLSGMGWTYSSNSVLQTPFSVVCGMVYNFLPFTVLPIYTAMEKIDPRLHEAGQDLYASAWATFRKVTFPLALPGIVGGTLLTFIPAVGDYTNAVMLGGPKTKVIGTVIEQQMIGTGGNIPYGAALSVMLMVGTLVITLAYIKKAGTEEIV from the coding sequence GTGACCGCGCCGCCCGCGGCCGCCGAGGTCGTCGACGAACTGGTCCCCGGGCCCACCGCGGCCGAGCAGCGCGCGGACAAGCGGGTGCTGCGACGGCGGGCGACTCTGCCCTACCTGCTGCTGGCGCCGGGCATCATCTGGCTGGTCGTCTTCTTCATCGTGCCGATGTGGTCGATCGTCTCGACCTCGGTCGAGACCGGCGACATGGACACCGGGTTCGTGCTCAGCTGGCGCTGGGCCAACTTCGGCGACGTGTGGAGCCAGTGGCACCAGCAGATCATCCGGTCGCTGGAGTACTCGGTGATGTGCACCGTGTTCTGCCTGATCCTGGCGCTCCCGCTGGCCTACTTCATCGCGTTCAAGGCCGGGCGCTGGAAGAACCTGCTGATGGCCCTGGTGGTCGCGCCGTTCTTCACCAGCTACCTGATCCGCACGCTGGCGTGGAAGACGATCCTGGCCGACGACGGCTGGGTGGTGCACACGATGAACACGCTGCACATCACGCCGCTGCTGAGCGGGATGGGCTGGACGTACTCCAGCAACAGCGTGCTGCAGACACCCTTCTCCGTGGTCTGCGGCATGGTCTACAACTTCCTGCCGTTCACGGTCCTGCCGATCTACACCGCGATGGAGAAGATCGACCCGCGGCTGCACGAGGCCGGCCAGGACCTGTACGCCTCGGCCTGGGCCACCTTCCGCAAGGTGACGTTCCCGCTGGCGCTGCCCGGCATCGTCGGCGGCACGCTGCTGACGTTCATCCCGGCGGTCGGCGACTACACCAACGCCGTGATGCTCGGCGGGCCGAAGACGAAGGTCATCGGCACGGTGATCGAGCAGCAGATGATCGGCACCGGCGGCAACATCCCCTACGGCGCCGCGCTGTCGGTGATGCTGATGGTCGGCACGCTGGTCATCACCCTCGCGTACATCAAGAAGGCCGGGACGGAGGAGATCGTCTGA